From the genome of Mycetocola spongiae, one region includes:
- a CDS encoding SufS family cysteine desulfurase yields MADTPSPARPALDNAAARALAADFPLLGREVNGSPLIYLDSGATAQKPRAVLDTEREFYEGQNAAVHRGAHTLAALATESFEAARATLARFVGAREDEIVWTANATEALNLVAYGLSNASAGRGGEAARRFALGEGDVIVTTEGEHHANLIPWQELAARTGATLRVIPILDDGTLDMAAAATLIDERVRVLTFTHVSNVTAVINPVAELVALGRAVDALIILDACQSVPHQAVNFAELDVDFAAFSGHKMLGPTGIGALYGRSELLNALPPFLTGGSMITTVTLESAEYLPAPMRFEAGTQQVAQAIALAAAADYLDAVGMDAIHDWEHTLGARMLAGAREIPGIRVLGPADMARRSGVVALDVDGVHAHDVGQFLDDRGIAIRVGHHCAQPLHRRLGVTASTRISPYLYNTTDDIDATLAALAEVRGYFGADR; encoded by the coding sequence ATGGCAGACACCCCCTCCCCCGCCCGCCCCGCGCTAGATAATGCCGCGGCCCGCGCGCTGGCGGCCGATTTTCCGCTGCTGGGGCGCGAGGTGAACGGCTCCCCGCTGATCTATCTGGACTCGGGAGCCACCGCGCAGAAACCGCGCGCCGTGCTGGATACCGAGCGCGAGTTTTATGAGGGCCAGAACGCCGCCGTGCATCGCGGCGCACATACCCTCGCGGCCCTCGCCACCGAGAGTTTTGAGGCCGCCCGGGCCACGCTTGCCCGGTTTGTGGGGGCGCGCGAGGACGAGATCGTCTGGACCGCAAATGCCACCGAGGCGCTGAACCTCGTGGCCTATGGCCTCTCCAATGCCAGTGCTGGCCGCGGCGGCGAGGCCGCGCGGCGCTTTGCGCTGGGCGAGGGTGATGTCATCGTGACCACCGAGGGCGAGCATCATGCCAACCTCATCCCGTGGCAGGAACTGGCGGCCCGCACGGGCGCCACGCTGCGGGTCATCCCGATTCTGGATGACGGCACGCTGGATATGGCCGCGGCCGCCACGCTGATCGATGAGCGCGTGCGTGTGCTCACATTCACGCATGTCTCCAATGTCACGGCGGTTATCAACCCCGTGGCCGAGCTGGTGGCGCTGGGCCGCGCGGTGGATGCCCTGATTATCCTCGACGCGTGCCAGTCGGTGCCGCATCAGGCTGTAAATTTTGCCGAGCTGGACGTGGATTTTGCGGCGTTCTCGGGCCATAAGATGCTGGGCCCCACCGGAATCGGTGCGCTCTATGGGCGCTCCGAGCTGCTGAACGCGCTGCCGCCGTTTCTCACGGGGGGCTCGATGATCACCACGGTCACGCTGGAATCCGCCGAGTATCTGCCCGCGCCGATGCGCTTCGAGGCGGGCACGCAGCAGGTCGCGCAGGCCATCGCGCTGGCCGCGGCGGCCGATTATCTGGACGCCGTGGGCATGGACGCGATCCACGACTGGGAGCATACCCTCGGTGCCCGCATGCTCGCGGGCGCGCGGGAGATCCCCGGCATTCGCGTGCTGGGCCCCGCCGATATGGCCCGGCGCTCCGGCGTGGTTGCGCTGGACGTGGACGGCGTGCACGCACACGATGTGGGCCAGTTCCTCGACGACCGCGGCATCGCGATCCGGGTGGGTCATCACTGCGCGCAGCCCCTGCACCGCCGGCTGGGCGTGACCGCGTCCACCCGCATCAGCCCCTATCTGTACAACACCACCGACGATATTGACGCGACGCTTGCGGCCCTGGCCGAGGTGCGCGGTTATTTTGGAGCAGACCGATGA
- the sufU gene encoding Fe-S cluster assembly sulfur transfer protein SufU produces the protein MSSPELASLYQQVILEASKQKHGFGLHPEELPSSHQLNPTCGDEITLQLVTDPAGGTVQKLAWEGAGCSISMASASLLTDLTAGLPVAELPGRIALFRELMQSKGAGVEDDEPLGDAAALEGVSRYIARVKCAMLAWVALEGALLEAKA, from the coding sequence ATGAGCTCACCCGAACTTGCCTCCCTGTATCAGCAGGTCATTCTTGAGGCCTCCAAGCAAAAGCACGGCTTTGGGTTGCATCCCGAGGAGCTGCCGAGCTCGCATCAGCTCAACCCCACGTGCGGGGATGAGATCACGCTGCAGCTGGTGACCGATCCCGCGGGCGGCACGGTGCAGAAGCTGGCCTGGGAGGGTGCGGGCTGTTCAATTTCGATGGCCTCGGCCTCGCTCCTGACCGATCTGACCGCGGGCCTGCCCGTGGCCGAGCTGCCCGGGCGGATCGCGCTCTTCCGCGAGCTGATGCAGTCCAAGGGTGCCGGGGTCGAGGACGATGAGCCGCTCGGCGATGCCGCGGCCCTCGAGGGAGTATCCCGCTATATCGCCCGCGTGAAGTGCGCGATGCTGGCCTGGGTCGCGCTGGAGGGTGCCCTGCTGGAGGCGAAAGCCTGA
- a CDS encoding DoxX family protein: MTPSIRTSLGLAILRVALGIIFLAHGWQKITEFTLSGTTEAFRGMGVPLPELVGPAVAILELVGGAALILGLATRVFGALLAADMLGALIFVHASAGIFVDAGGYELVLALAAGGVALALTGPGAFALDHPISTRLRARRAETPAS, translated from the coding sequence ATGACCCCTTCGATCAGAACCTCCCTCGGCCTCGCAATCCTGCGCGTGGCCCTCGGCATCATCTTCCTCGCCCACGGCTGGCAGAAGATCACCGAGTTCACCCTCTCCGGCACCACCGAGGCCTTCCGCGGCATGGGCGTGCCCCTGCCCGAGCTGGTGGGTCCCGCCGTCGCGATCCTGGAGCTGGTGGGTGGGGCCGCCCTGATCCTCGGGCTCGCCACGCGCGTATTCGGCGCGCTCCTGGCCGCCGATATGCTCGGCGCCCTGATCTTTGTGCACGCCTCCGCGGGCATCTTTGTGGACGCCGGCGGTTATGAGCTGGTGCTCGCCCTGGCCGCGGGTGGCGTGGCCCTCGCGCTGACCGGCCCGGGGGCCTTCGCCCTGGACCACCCGATTTCCACCCGCCTGCGGGCACGCCGCGCCGAGACCCCGGCCTCCTAA
- a CDS encoding Gfo/Idh/MocA family protein, whose product MTPSSTPAPPPLRLGQLGAASIAKNALIDASRSTGDSLVAVAARSPERGTAYALEHGFARSEDSYAALLASPDIEAVYIPLPNGLHGPWAERALLAGKHVLVEKPFASSAAEARRVLAVASRTGLVAAEAFHYALHPLLLRLRELLSAGAIGRVTGAEIICVIPAPPATDARWNTALAGGTIMDVGCYGLHAAAALGRYLGGPARVLSAVAEADPADPEMDRAMEITLGYPTGPAVRLRTAMNAREMEFSLRISGERGELFLPCFVLPHRDDRLILRTAAGESTEHLGTRSSYAYQLEAFAAAVRGVTPFPVTPGDTLEVMNLIDDAYRAAGMSPRPGSSL is encoded by the coding sequence ATGACACCGTCGTCCACCCCCGCCCCTCCGCCGCTGCGCCTCGGCCAGCTTGGCGCCGCCTCGATCGCCAAAAATGCGCTGATCGACGCCTCCCGCAGCACCGGGGACAGCCTGGTGGCGGTGGCCGCCCGCTCCCCCGAGCGCGGCACCGCCTATGCGCTCGAGCACGGCTTTGCCCGCTCCGAGGACTCCTATGCGGCCCTGCTCGCCTCCCCCGATATCGAGGCGGTATATATCCCGCTGCCCAATGGGCTGCACGGGCCCTGGGCCGAGCGGGCCCTCCTCGCGGGTAAACACGTCCTCGTCGAAAAACCCTTCGCCTCGAGCGCGGCCGAGGCCCGCCGGGTCCTGGCCGTGGCCTCACGCACCGGGCTCGTGGCCGCGGAGGCCTTTCACTATGCGCTGCACCCCCTGCTCCTGCGCCTGCGGGAGCTGCTCTCCGCGGGGGCCATCGGCCGGGTCACCGGGGCCGAGATCATCTGCGTGATTCCGGCACCTCCCGCAACCGATGCGCGCTGGAATACGGCCCTGGCCGGCGGCACCATCATGGACGTGGGCTGCTATGGCCTGCACGCCGCGGCCGCGCTCGGCCGCTATCTGGGCGGCCCGGCGCGCGTGCTCTCGGCGGTCGCCGAGGCCGATCCCGCGGATCCCGAGATGGATCGCGCGATGGAGATCACCCTCGGCTATCCCACGGGTCCCGCCGTGCGGCTCCGCACCGCGATGAACGCGCGGGAGATGGAGTTTTCGCTGCGGATTTCCGGCGAGCGCGGCGAGCTCTTCCTGCCGTGTTTTGTGCTGCCACACCGCGATGACAGGCTCATCCTGCGCACCGCGGCCGGTGAGTCCACCGAGCACCTCGGCACCCGCAGCTCCTATGCGTATCAGCTGGAGGCCTTTGCCGCGGCGGTGCGGGGGGTCACCCCGTTCCCGGTCACGCCCGGGGACACCCTCGAGGTCATGAACCTCATCGACGACGCCTATCGCGCCGCCGGGATGTCCCCGCGCCCGGGGAGTTCCCTCTAG
- a CDS encoding SDR family oxidoreductase — MSILITGATGSLGQLVIAELLGRGVPAGQITAGGRNEVALAEFASRGLKTARLDYRDPESLRAAFAGQERVLLISSNDMNDRAGQHANAVAAAAEAGVGHLAYTSILDAQNSSHVLAPDHAATERVIEASGVPFTFLRDGWYNENYLPMLEQARQTGEISSATAGGRIASAARADYAAAAATVLTGEGHTGRTYELAGDTAWNFAELADILGEVLGTPVSNIERTPAEQGEALRAAGLDAGTAGFLVAMDEGVAAGTLDNTSGELRELIGRPTRTLIDTLRDA, encoded by the coding sequence ATGTCAATTCTTATCACCGGAGCCACCGGATCGCTGGGTCAGCTGGTCATCGCCGAGCTGCTGGGCCGCGGGGTCCCCGCCGGGCAGATCACCGCGGGTGGCCGCAACGAGGTGGCCCTCGCCGAGTTTGCCTCGCGCGGGCTGAAGACCGCCCGCCTCGATTATCGCGATCCCGAATCCCTGCGCGCCGCATTTGCCGGGCAGGAGCGCGTGCTGCTGATCTCCTCCAATGACATGAACGACCGTGCCGGCCAGCACGCCAATGCCGTGGCCGCCGCCGCCGAGGCCGGGGTGGGCCACCTCGCCTATACCTCGATCCTGGACGCCCAAAACTCCAGCCACGTCCTGGCCCCCGATCACGCCGCCACCGAGCGCGTGATCGAGGCCTCGGGAGTGCCGTTTACGTTCCTGCGTGACGGTTGGTATAACGAAAACTATCTGCCCATGCTGGAGCAGGCGCGCCAGACCGGGGAGATCTCCTCGGCCACCGCGGGCGGGCGCATCGCGAGTGCCGCGCGCGCCGATTATGCCGCGGCCGCCGCCACCGTCCTGACCGGCGAGGGGCACACCGGGCGCACATATGAGCTCGCGGGCGATACCGCCTGGAACTTCGCCGAGTTGGCGGATATCCTCGGCGAGGTACTGGGCACCCCGGTCAGCAATATCGAGCGCACCCCCGCCGAGCAGGGTGAGGCGCTCCGGGCCGCGGGGCTCGACGCGGGCACCGCCGGTTTCCTGGTGGCGATGGACGAGGGTGTGGCCGCGGGCACGCTGGATAATACCTCGGGTGAGCTGCGCGAGCTGATCGGCCGCCCCACCCGCACGCTGATCGATACCCTGCGCGACGCCTAG
- a CDS encoding winged helix-turn-helix transcriptional regulator, with translation MTTELGADLARFGAVDGVLQSACPSRALLDHVTGKWGVLVVVSLNGRTLRWSELLRGIEGISEKMLAQTLRTLEADGVVIRHAYPVVPPHVEYRLSEAGGELAGHMESLLGWALDHSSARV, from the coding sequence ATGACTACCGAGCTTGGCGCCGACCTCGCGCGCTTCGGCGCCGTGGACGGCGTCCTCCAATCCGCCTGCCCCAGCCGCGCACTCCTGGATCATGTGACCGGCAAATGGGGTGTGCTCGTGGTGGTGAGCCTCAACGGCCGCACCCTGCGCTGGAGCGAATTGCTGCGCGGCATCGAGGGCATCAGCGAAAAAATGCTCGCGCAGACGCTGCGCACCCTGGAGGCCGATGGCGTGGTGATCCGCCATGCCTATCCCGTGGTGCCCCCGCATGTGGAATACCGGCTGAGCGAGGCGGGCGGCGAGCTCGCGGGCCATATGGAGAGCCTGCTGGGCTGGGCGCTCGACCACTCCTCCGCGCGGGTCTAG
- a CDS encoding HAD-IC family P-type ATPase produces the protein MSKYMRGLSDTEVAERIASGRANIVERTTSRSPWDIIRSNVFTRINAIYAILFGIVAFTGHLIDGLFGALILVNSSVGMIQEFRAKRTLDRLAIIGRVDPTVLREGERRSVPAAELVCDDVVILASGDTIIVDGPVLTAVGLEVDESMLTGESDPVLKNPGDRVLSGSYVVAGSGSFRADRVGADAFAQRLAAEARGFRPVRSELRAGIDRILKVITYVLIPVGILTIFNQLFRNNQPLDEALRGMVAALVPMVPEGLVLMTSVALAVGVIRLGKRNCLVQDLPAIEELARVDVVCTDKTGTLTENGMTLDEVRPLAEDGEIEDALRALGGAEERPNASIAAIIAGLPGDSAWERVGSVPFSSARKWSAGEFRDRGAWILGAPDVLLPEADPARAESEALAARGLRVLLLGRIGELPPAEQIPGTVTPAALVVLGQRVRPEARGALDYFAEQDVAVKVISGDNAASVGAVAATLGIPAAETPVDARTLPEPGEEFSDRIAAGTVFGRVNPEQKRDMVRALRAEGHGVAMTGDGVNDVLALKEANVGVAMGSGSPASRAVSRIVLLDDSFATLPHVVAEGRRVIGNIERVSTLFLTKTVYSILLAMITVIAAVPFPFLPRHITIIAWFTIGIPAFLLSLAPNTERARPGFVGRVLRIAIPAGAWIAAATMTTFLVTFDRHAALGEAQVQASTSALITVLAVALWVLAAVARPYVPWKVLLVAAMAGAVTLLLVTPWGGKIFQLDPGNLAFTGFALVSAGIAILGILGTWRLMAWRSRRARARAGA, from the coding sequence GTGTCGAAATATATGCGCGGATTATCGGATACCGAGGTCGCCGAGCGGATCGCCTCCGGGCGGGCCAATATCGTGGAGCGCACCACGAGCCGTTCCCCGTGGGACATCATCCGCAGCAATGTATTTACCCGCATCAACGCGATTTACGCGATCCTCTTTGGGATCGTGGCCTTCACCGGGCACCTGATCGACGGGCTCTTTGGCGCGCTCATCCTGGTGAATAGCTCGGTGGGCATGATCCAGGAGTTCCGGGCCAAGCGCACGCTGGACCGCCTCGCGATCATCGGCCGGGTGGACCCCACGGTGCTGCGCGAGGGGGAGCGCCGCTCGGTGCCCGCCGCCGAGCTGGTCTGTGATGACGTGGTGATCCTCGCCAGCGGGGATACCATCATCGTGGACGGCCCCGTGCTGACCGCCGTGGGCCTCGAGGTGGACGAGTCGATGCTCACGGGCGAAAGCGATCCGGTGCTGAAAAATCCGGGCGATCGTGTGCTCTCGGGCAGCTATGTGGTGGCCGGTTCGGGCTCGTTCCGCGCCGACCGGGTGGGAGCGGATGCATTTGCGCAGCGCCTCGCCGCGGAGGCGCGCGGCTTCCGCCCGGTGCGCAGCGAATTGCGCGCCGGGATCGACCGCATCCTCAAGGTCATCACCTATGTGCTGATCCCGGTCGGGATCCTCACCATTTTTAACCAGCTTTTTCGCAATAATCAGCCGCTGGACGAGGCGCTGCGGGGCATGGTGGCCGCGCTGGTGCCGATGGTCCCCGAGGGGCTGGTCCTGATGACCAGCGTGGCGCTCGCGGTGGGAGTGATCCGGCTGGGCAAGCGCAACTGCCTCGTGCAGGACCTGCCCGCGATCGAGGAGCTCGCGCGCGTGGACGTGGTGTGCACCGATAAAACCGGCACGCTCACCGAGAACGGCATGACCCTGGACGAGGTGCGCCCGCTGGCCGAGGACGGCGAGATCGAGGACGCCCTGCGGGCCCTGGGCGGGGCCGAGGAGCGGCCCAATGCGAGCATCGCGGCGATCATCGCCGGGCTGCCCGGAGACAGCGCATGGGAGCGCGTGGGCAGCGTGCCGTTTTCCTCCGCGCGCAAGTGGAGTGCGGGCGAGTTCCGCGATCGCGGCGCGTGGATCCTCGGCGCCCCCGATGTGCTGCTTCCCGAGGCCGATCCCGCGCGCGCGGAATCCGAGGCCCTGGCCGCGCGCGGCCTGCGCGTGCTGCTGCTCGGGCGCATCGGCGAGCTCCCGCCGGCCGAGCAAATCCCGGGCACCGTGACCCCCGCGGCACTCGTGGTGCTGGGGCAGCGGGTGCGGCCCGAGGCGCGCGGCGCACTCGATTATTTTGCCGAGCAGGACGTGGCCGTGAAGGTCATTTCGGGCGATAACGCGGCCAGCGTGGGTGCGGTTGCGGCGACGCTGGGTATCCCCGCCGCCGAGACCCCCGTGGATGCCCGCACGCTCCCCGAGCCGGGCGAGGAGTTTTCCGATCGGATCGCCGCGGGCACCGTCTTTGGCCGGGTTAATCCCGAGCAGAAGCGCGATATGGTGCGTGCGCTGCGGGCCGAGGGGCACGGCGTGGCCATGACCGGCGATGGCGTGAACGATGTGCTTGCACTCAAGGAGGCCAACGTCGGGGTGGCGATGGGCTCGGGCAGCCCCGCGAGCCGCGCGGTCTCCCGGATCGTGCTGCTGGACGATAGCTTCGCAACCCTGCCGCATGTGGTGGCCGAGGGCCGCCGCGTGATCGGCAATATCGAGCGCGTCTCGACCCTGTTCCTCACCAAGACGGTGTACTCGATCCTGCTCGCGATGATCACGGTGATTGCAGCGGTACCGTTCCCGTTCCTGCCGCGGCACATCACGATCATCGCGTGGTTCACGATCGGCATTCCCGCGTTCCTGCTCTCGCTGGCCCCCAATACCGAGCGGGCGCGGCCGGGCTTTGTGGGCCGCGTATTGCGGATCGCGATCCCCGCGGGGGCGTGGATTGCCGCGGCCACCATGACCACCTTCCTGGTGACCTTCGATCGCCATGCGGCGCTCGGCGAGGCGCAGGTGCAGGCCTCCACCTCGGCGCTGATCACGGTGCTCGCGGTGGCGCTCTGGGTGCTCGCCGCCGTGGCGCGCCCCTATGTGCCGTGGAAGGTGCTGCTCGTGGCGGCGATGGCCGGCGCGGTCACGCTGCTGCTGGTCACCCCGTGGGGTGGCAAGATTTTCCAGTTGGACCCCGGAAACCTGGCCTTTACCGGCTTTGCCCTGGTGTCCGCGGGGATTGCGATCCTCGGGATCCTGGGTACGTGGCGGCTCATGGCCTGGCGTTCGCGCCGCGCGCGGGCCCGCGCGGGGGCCTAG